Proteins encoded by one window of Cylindrospermum stagnale PCC 7417:
- a CDS encoding M16 family metallopeptidase has product MKFKVQYVLVAAFAFLVVTFNFSLAAAAGAKHYTELQFAAVPEIKLPKYERFVLQNGLVVYLMEDHELPLVSGTAIVRTGSRLEPADQVGLASFTGSVMRTGGTQKHSPDELNEILEQRAAAVETSISEAAGSASFEALSEDLEPVFGLFAEVLRSPLFAQEKLDLAKTQARGGIARRNDSPDNIAGREFRKLIYGKASPYARTIEYETVERVKREDLLKFYQEYFHPNNLILGIIGDFDAKKMRSLVQAEFGDWKPNPSIPKPQLPAVSPAKTGGVFFVNQPQLTQSNIFIGHIGGKFDSPDYPALDVLNGVLNGFGGRLFNEVRSRQGLAYSVYGFWSPRFDYPGMFIAGGQTRSDATVQFIKALQAEIKRIQAQKVTPKELNFAKESTLNSFVFNFQDPSQTLSRLMRYEYYGYPADFLFRYQKAVATTTAADVQRVAQQYLQPEKLVTLVVGNQNAIQPPLTQLAPQVTPIDVTIPGSKPQAKK; this is encoded by the coding sequence ATGAAATTTAAAGTTCAATATGTATTGGTTGCGGCTTTTGCCTTTTTAGTTGTGACGTTTAACTTTTCGCTGGCGGCGGCGGCAGGGGCGAAGCATTACACGGAATTGCAGTTTGCAGCAGTACCGGAAATTAAGTTACCCAAGTATGAGCGGTTTGTGCTGCAAAACGGCTTGGTGGTGTATTTGATGGAAGATCATGAACTACCTTTGGTAAGTGGTACGGCGATTGTGCGTACAGGTTCCCGGTTAGAACCAGCTGATCAAGTCGGTTTGGCTAGCTTTACAGGTTCGGTAATGCGGACTGGGGGAACTCAAAAGCATTCCCCTGACGAGCTGAACGAGATATTGGAACAACGGGCGGCGGCGGTGGAAACTAGCATTAGTGAAGCTGCTGGTAGTGCTAGTTTTGAGGCGCTGAGTGAAGATTTAGAACCAGTGTTTGGGCTGTTTGCTGAGGTACTGCGATCGCCACTTTTCGCTCAAGAAAAGCTCGATTTGGCGAAGACGCAGGCTAGGGGTGGAATTGCCCGGCGTAATGACAGTCCAGATAATATTGCCGGTCGAGAATTTCGGAAATTGATTTATGGCAAAGCTAGTCCCTACGCGCGCACAATCGAGTATGAGACGGTGGAGAGAGTTAAACGTGAGGATTTGCTCAAGTTTTACCAGGAATATTTTCATCCCAATAATTTAATTTTGGGGATTATCGGAGATTTCGACGCCAAGAAAATGCGATCGCTCGTTCAAGCTGAGTTTGGCGACTGGAAACCCAACCCATCAATTCCTAAACCCCAGTTACCAGCAGTATCCCCAGCTAAAACCGGCGGTGTGTTTTTTGTCAATCAGCCACAACTGACTCAGAGTAATATTTTCATCGGTCATATCGGCGGAAAATTCGATAGTCCTGACTATCCAGCCTTGGATGTGTTGAATGGGGTGTTAAATGGTTTTGGCGGCCGCTTATTTAACGAAGTGCGATCGCGTCAAGGTTTAGCTTACTCTGTATACGGCTTCTGGAGTCCCCGCTTCGACTATCCCGGAATGTTCATCGCCGGTGGACAAACCCGATCTGATGCTACTGTGCAATTTATCAAAGCCTTGCAAGCAGAAATCAAGCGCATCCAAGCTCAAAAAGTCACACCCAAGGAATTAAACTTTGCCAAAGAATCTACACTCAATTCCTTTGTCTTCAATTTTCAAGACCCCAGCCAAACCTTGTCAAGGTTAATGCGATATGAATATTACGGCTACCCGGCTGACTTCCTGTTTCGCTATCAAAAAGCCGTAGCCACAACCACAGCGGCTGATGTCCAACGGGTAGCACAGCAATATCTCCAGCCAGAAAAGCTCGTAACTCTAGTGGTAGGGAATCAAAACGCCATTCAACCACCATTAACCCAGCTAGCCCCACAGGTAACACCAATAGATGTAACCATTCCCGGTTCAAAACCACAGGCGAAAAAGTAA
- a CDS encoding phosphotransferase, with amino-acid sequence MRFILSYQNVFDYLISHGVITQEEKLLSNIERKSGKNFNLLISLPNERLLLIKQESLNTEAKIKGELFAEWQVRDFLQKFPEVRHLRSSFSEAIHFDAENSIIVFNYLNDYRDLANFYDTENSFPTEIARAVGTTLASIHRLTLDRQEYREFFQNIQNGLSQKPPNLARGLDRISPAIFGAMPADGLKFFTLYQRYDQLGKAIADLNTAFTPCCLTHNDLKLNNILLSLNWEAAVYQESGERIIRLIDWERGAWGDPANDLGALIASYLQIWLYSIVASKAIAIEDSLRLATTPLQLLQPSIAALASAYLAHFPEILELRPDFLQLVVQFAGLALIRSIQAKLQHEKTFANSGICILQVAKSLLCRPEASISTVFGMEASDLTPTSLSPAYTNFGF; translated from the coding sequence ATGCGATTTATCTTAAGTTATCAAAATGTTTTTGACTACCTAATATCTCATGGAGTTATCACTCAAGAAGAGAAATTATTGAGTAATATTGAGCGAAAATCTGGTAAAAACTTTAACTTGTTAATCAGTTTGCCAAATGAGCGTCTACTCCTGATTAAGCAAGAAAGTTTAAACACAGAAGCAAAAATTAAGGGTGAGTTATTCGCAGAATGGCAAGTTAGGGATTTTTTGCAAAAATTTCCCGAAGTTAGGCATCTTCGCTCATCTTTTTCAGAAGCGATACATTTTGATGCAGAAAATTCCATCATAGTTTTCAACTATCTAAATGACTATCGCGATTTAGCAAATTTCTATGATACGGAAAATTCATTTCCTACTGAGATTGCCAGGGCAGTTGGTACAACTCTAGCATCAATTCATCGCCTAACTCTAGACCGTCAAGAGTATCGGGAATTTTTCCAAAATATTCAGAATGGATTAAGTCAAAAACCTCCTAACTTGGCTCGTGGATTAGATAGAATTTCTCCAGCAATTTTTGGTGCGATGCCTGCTGATGGTCTGAAATTCTTTACACTCTATCAACGTTACGATCAACTAGGAAAAGCGATCGCAGATTTGAACACAGCTTTCACTCCTTGTTGTCTGACCCATAATGACCTCAAGCTGAACAATATTCTTTTATCCTTAAATTGGGAAGCAGCAGTATACCAGGAATCCGGTGAGAGGATTATTCGATTGATAGACTGGGAACGCGGTGCTTGGGGAGATCCAGCTAATGACTTAGGCGCATTAATCGCCAGTTATCTGCAAATCTGGCTGTATAGCATAGTAGCCAGTAAAGCGATCGCCATTGAAGATTCTCTCCGTCTAGCCACCACCCCCCTGCAACTGCTTCAGCCTTCCATAGCTGCACTGGCTTCCGCTTATTTGGCACACTTCCCCGAAATCTTAGAACTTCGTCCTGATTTCTTGCAGCTAGTCGTGCAATTTGCCGGTTTAGCCTTAATTAGATCTATTCAAGCAAAACTCCAACACGAAAAAACCTTCGCTAATTCGGGTATCTGCATCCTCCAAGTTGCCAAGAGTTTACTGTGTCGTCCAGAAGCATCCATTTCCACAGTTTTTGGTATGGAAGCATCAGACCTCACTCCCACAAGCTTATCTCCTGCTTATACCAATTTTGGATTTTAG
- a CDS encoding T3SS effector HopA1 family protein → MQLLDSQLNQLSDIPESLQTSLQDIVTQVQIESHDYIKHPNYNHEKLPESVVSRFQQLPLEIQNKHLVLLLRSLLYSIYYNGSWQSALAPDAEGTNLAANQNLENNSWFGVDLAFYERLHTSNKGTGYWSYNWLVVKQEKDDTLAVQRNGLTLHIERDIHLPPEDQAATVGNLVAIKMPKNLVQNAFYMAMSNASASPDQNLVRIYFNVTPDGAVSVMESLTTLLNAMPISFSFKALNNPSDYRRYDSAVLYFDKNNYEVVHPILERIYTENQSHFNEQIPLFTKLLAPGLGCAEEPDQKFADKESFGTNRCQIVAHGLLDAWLQGNDTPTGRMTSILQQFSSRSIKLARPYLNPNSKDIYTPLNL, encoded by the coding sequence ATGCAACTCTTAGACTCACAGCTAAATCAACTTTCAGATATTCCAGAGTCATTGCAGACATCACTACAAGATATCGTCACTCAAGTTCAAATTGAGTCCCATGATTATATTAAACATCCAAACTACAACCACGAAAAATTACCAGAGTCAGTAGTCTCTCGCTTTCAGCAATTGCCTTTAGAAATTCAGAATAAGCATTTGGTTCTGCTACTGCGTAGTCTTCTCTATAGCATCTATTATAACGGCTCCTGGCAATCTGCCCTCGCACCTGATGCCGAAGGAACCAATTTAGCCGCGAACCAAAATCTAGAAAATAATAGCTGGTTCGGTGTAGATTTAGCATTTTATGAGCGTTTGCATACCAGCAACAAAGGTACAGGCTACTGGAGTTATAATTGGCTGGTAGTCAAACAAGAAAAAGATGATACTTTGGCGGTGCAGAGGAACGGTTTGACTTTGCACATTGAGCGCGATATTCATCTACCGCCAGAAGATCAAGCTGCCACTGTTGGTAATTTAGTGGCGATCAAAATGCCTAAAAATTTAGTGCAAAACGCCTTTTATATGGCAATGTCTAATGCCTCTGCATCCCCTGATCAAAATCTTGTTCGCATCTACTTCAACGTCACTCCAGACGGTGCAGTATCAGTCATGGAAAGTTTAACAACTCTACTCAATGCCATGCCGATTTCCTTCTCATTTAAAGCACTAAACAACCCCTCAGATTATCGGCGCTACGACTCAGCAGTGCTTTATTTTGACAAAAATAACTATGAAGTTGTCCACCCCATCTTAGAGAGAATTTATACAGAAAACCAATCCCATTTTAATGAGCAAATACCTCTATTTACCAAGTTATTAGCACCTGGATTAGGTTGTGCCGAAGAACCAGACCAAAAATTTGCCGACAAAGAAAGTTTTGGTACTAATCGCTGTCAAATTGTTGCTCATGGTTTACTCGATGCTTGGCTACAAGGCAATGATACGCCAACAGGTCGAATGACATCAATTTTACAACAGTTCTCTTCACGCTCAATTAAATTAGCACGTCCTTACCTCAACCCTAATTCAAAAGATATCTACACCCCTTTAAATTTATGA
- a CDS encoding HetP family heterocyst commitment protein: MTQENFELNEPLDKIFKPEEFEQVVKAIIGGKYSWACFLILHFAGYNPIDFIPYRTYIRLLKKNCQVGGEKFYATEHRKLEPLSAWVRLGGDKHGSN, encoded by the coding sequence ATGACACAAGAAAATTTTGAACTAAATGAACCATTAGACAAGATATTCAAGCCCGAAGAGTTCGAGCAGGTAGTCAAAGCCATTATCGGTGGTAAGTATTCCTGGGCTTGTTTTTTAATCCTTCATTTTGCTGGTTACAATCCTATAGATTTTATCCCCTACCGCACTTATATTAGATTACTCAAAAAAAACTGCCAAGTAGGTGGAGAAAAATTTTATGCGACTGAACATCGAAAATTAGAACCTTTATCAGCTTGGGTTCGACTAGGTGGTGATAAACATGGCTCAAACTAA
- a CDS encoding peptidylprolyl isomerase, giving the protein MKEELESTSTSTAIRDQEEEHYKKTLTLVPVPPATDAEILAYLRRSGKLTEIAALAERDVIILTMCEQLGITISDAEWQAAGDAFRLERQLWGTSETLAWLKQQRIRIQEWSQGIRVALLEKKLKEHLFGATVDSTYISNQHNYRRVALSQILVFDLTTAEKIVQTLQAGSASFCALALEYSQGKLSQENGGFVGIRCLVELLPEIVTAITDAEEGEVIGPIKTKLGYQIFRVEKWLSSELNQSVREQILDMMFKAWLNNLQNYTGNGE; this is encoded by the coding sequence ATGAAAGAAGAATTAGAATCAACCTCCACCTCAACAGCCATCCGCGACCAAGAAGAAGAACACTACAAGAAAACATTAACCTTGGTTCCAGTTCCTCCCGCAACTGATGCCGAAATCCTGGCATATCTGCGGCGTTCTGGAAAATTAACCGAAATTGCCGCTTTAGCTGAACGAGATGTCATAATTTTAACAATGTGCGAGCAATTGGGAATTACGATCTCTGATGCGGAATGGCAAGCAGCTGGAGATGCTTTTCGTCTAGAACGCCAACTCTGGGGAACATCAGAAACCTTGGCATGGTTAAAGCAGCAGCGCATCAGAATCCAAGAATGGTCACAAGGAATTAGAGTAGCTTTATTAGAGAAAAAGCTCAAAGAACATCTGTTCGGTGCAACTGTAGATAGCACTTATATCTCTAACCAACACAACTACAGACGGGTAGCGCTGTCACAGATTTTAGTTTTTGACCTGACAACTGCTGAGAAAATTGTGCAGACATTGCAAGCCGGAAGTGCTTCTTTCTGCGCTTTGGCATTAGAATATTCTCAGGGTAAACTATCTCAAGAAAACGGCGGTTTTGTAGGAATTCGCTGTTTAGTAGAACTTTTGCCAGAAATTGTGACAGCTATTACTGATGCCGAAGAAGGTGAAGTTATTGGACCAATTAAAACTAAACTAGGGTATCAGATTTTCCGAGTAGAAAAGTGGCTTTCCTCAGAATTAAATCAATCAGTCAGAGAACAAATTCTGGACATGATGTTTAAGGCTTGGCTAAATAATTTACAGAATTATACTGGTAATGGGGAATGA
- a CDS encoding peptidylprolyl isomerase: MSNTLNISNKEIIYYIKLSGQVPTLLEAIATRKIISDTAAKEGIKIETEELQQAADNLRLANKLLKAEDTWVWLEKHHLSLDDFEEIALANLLSTKLANHLFTDKIEHFFYANQLDYTGAVTYEVIFDDEDLALEIFYALQEGEISFQEIARQYIQNPEIRRAGGYQGIRPRSDFRPEIAAVVFAATPPQILKPIITPKGAHIIVVEEIIKPQLDEQLRLKIMGDLFTNWLKQQITTVEIVAKLAEDTNSQSSKNMLTQDELHV, translated from the coding sequence ATGTCAAATACTTTAAACATCTCTAACAAAGAGATTATTTACTATATCAAACTTTCTGGACAAGTTCCTACTTTATTGGAAGCAATCGCCACAAGAAAAATTATTTCCGACACAGCCGCAAAAGAAGGGATTAAAATCGAGACAGAAGAGCTGCAACAGGCAGCCGATAACTTGCGATTAGCTAATAAACTGCTCAAAGCAGAAGATACGTGGGTCTGGTTAGAGAAACATCATCTTTCTCTAGATGATTTTGAAGAAATAGCCCTAGCTAACCTACTATCTACAAAGTTGGCAAATCACTTATTTACAGATAAAATTGAACATTTTTTTTATGCGAACCAACTTGATTATACCGGAGCAGTTACCTATGAAGTTATATTCGATGATGAAGACTTAGCGCTGGAAATTTTTTATGCTCTGCAAGAGGGCGAAATCAGCTTTCAAGAAATCGCCCGCCAATATATCCAAAATCCAGAAATCCGTCGCGCTGGAGGATATCAGGGAATCCGACCACGTAGCGACTTTAGACCAGAAATTGCAGCGGTAGTCTTTGCTGCTACTCCCCCGCAGATTCTTAAGCCAATAATTACACCCAAAGGAGCGCATATAATTGTGGTTGAAGAAATCATTAAACCCCAATTAGATGAACAACTGCGCCTGAAAATTATGGGAGATTTATTTACAAATTGGTTAAAGCAACAAATCACCACAGTAGAAATTGTCGCCAAGCTAGCAGAGGATACTAATTCTCAATCATCTAAAAATATGTTAACTCAGGATGAACTCCATGTTTAA
- a CDS encoding HlyD family efflux transporter periplasmic adaptor subunit: MPHPSNQSSSTLIERSPEQPPVIDESIAVFGQQTQTTTKSDDWFYGTEELLDALPRVWTRSMLYLLISFAAIALPWSMFAQVDETGSATGRIEPKGATQKLDSAVTGSVIAVNVTEGATVKAGQVLVEMESNVLRTELQQAQTKLAGLADRRSQLDLLKNQVMLAINIQEQQNQSQAWEKMSQVSQAQQNLDAKQSTYNLQKLEKLAQVDQAKQNIKSSRTSQRLANSRLSRDATEVTRYRQLLQQGAIAEIKVVELEKTAEESLRLQEEAQSNIQLANLRLREESNRYQSLMSQAQSDIELAKLRLQEQQSSYQSAVQAGKLAVLKSEEQIKDLQNQITTLESDIAQTKSQITSLQLQLQQRVVRSPIDGMIFALPIKKPGSVVQPGQMIAQIAPQNTALILKAQIPSQQSGFVKVGMPVKIKFDAYPFQEYGVLQGRVSWISPDSKIQENNQNRREIYELDITLDQPYIQAANQRVFLTPGQTATAEVIVRQRRVIDLILDPFKKLQSGGLEL; this comes from the coding sequence ATGCCACACCCATCCAATCAGTCATCATCCACCCTGATCGAGCGATCGCCAGAGCAACCACCTGTAATTGATGAATCTATTGCTGTATTTGGGCAGCAGACACAGACCACAACTAAGTCCGATGATTGGTTTTACGGTACTGAGGAACTGCTAGATGCCTTACCGAGGGTATGGACGCGCTCAATGCTGTATTTATTAATTAGCTTTGCCGCGATCGCCTTACCTTGGTCGATGTTTGCCCAAGTTGATGAAACAGGAAGTGCTACGGGGCGCATAGAACCCAAAGGAGCAACACAAAAATTAGATAGTGCCGTGACTGGCAGTGTGATTGCTGTCAATGTTACAGAAGGTGCAACCGTCAAAGCCGGGCAGGTTTTGGTAGAAATGGAGTCTAATGTTTTACGCACCGAACTGCAACAGGCACAAACCAAGCTGGCAGGTTTAGCTGATCGGCGATCGCAACTGGATTTACTCAAAAACCAAGTAATGCTGGCAATTAACATCCAAGAGCAACAAAACCAATCCCAAGCATGGGAAAAAATGTCACAAGTTAGTCAGGCTCAACAAAACCTGGATGCTAAACAGAGTACCTATAACTTACAAAAATTAGAAAAACTAGCTCAAGTAGATCAGGCAAAGCAGAATATCAAATCTAGCCGAACTAGCCAGCGGTTAGCCAACAGTCGTTTGAGCAGAGATGCCACAGAAGTCACACGCTATCGCCAACTTTTACAGCAGGGTGCAATTGCCGAAATTAAAGTTGTCGAACTCGAAAAAACCGCAGAAGAAAGCCTACGCTTGCAAGAAGAAGCACAATCCAACATCCAACTAGCCAATCTGCGCTTAAGAGAAGAGTCGAACCGCTATCAGTCACTGATGAGTCAGGCTCAGTCAGATATTGAACTAGCAAAACTGCGCTTGCAAGAGCAGCAAAGCAGCTATCAAAGCGCTGTACAAGCAGGTAAACTGGCGGTGCTAAAAAGCGAAGAACAGATCAAAGACCTGCAAAACCAAATAACTACCTTGGAATCGGATATTGCTCAAACCAAGAGTCAAATTACATCCTTACAGCTTCAGTTACAGCAACGAGTCGTGCGATCGCCAATTGATGGCATGATTTTTGCCTTGCCCATTAAAAAACCAGGATCTGTCGTCCAACCAGGACAAATGATTGCCCAAATTGCCCCCCAGAACACGGCCTTAATCCTCAAAGCGCAAATTCCTAGTCAACAAAGTGGTTTTGTCAAGGTGGGAATGCCAGTCAAAATCAAATTTGATGCCTATCCCTTCCAAGAGTATGGAGTCCTACAAGGGCGAGTTAGCTGGATTTCACCTGACTCAAAAATTCAAGAAAATAACCAAAATCGCCGTGAAATCTATGAGTTAGATATTACCCTAGATCAGCCCTATATCCAAGCTGCCAATCAGCGCGTTTTCTTAACGCCTGGTCAGACAGCAACAGCAGAAGTGATTGTCCGCCAGCGTCGGGTAATCGACTTGATTTTAGATCCATTTAAGAAGTTGCAAAGCGGTGGTCTAGAATTGTAG